The stretch of DNA ATCACCCTCCTCAACCGGGAGGACCTGACCGAGGAGTCAGGGGCGTTGAGTCCAGCGACGATGAGCTCGGCCGGCTCCGGGCTCAAGGCCGCGCCGGCGCTGTAGACGTCCCCTCCACCGCGGCCTCGCCCTTCCCCGGTCCGGTGGCTCTCCCCCAGGGCAGAAGAGCACCGGGCCGGACGGGCTCACCCCTCCGCCGGCCGTTCGGCCTCCGCCGAGGCGTCCTCCAGCGGGATGCGGGTGCCGGCGGCGAACTCCTCGGCGAAGCGGTCCTCGCCGAGCAGGGAACGCAGGGCGGCGCCGATCCGGTCGACGTCGAACCGCTCGGTCTCCGGCTGCGGGACGCCGGTCCCCTCCCGGGCCGCCGACGCGGCGCCGAGCAGCCGGGCGCCCCGGACCGCCCGGGCGGTGGCCCCGCCCCGCGCGGTGTCGGCCAGGGCGTCCGCGCCGGCGACGCCCTCCAGCGCCTGGGCGACCGCCCGCGGGTCGTGCGCCTCCCAGGACGCGGCCAGCCCGCGCAGGTGCAGGCGGCGGGCGGCGCCGGCGTCGCCGCGCTGCTCGGCGGTGAAGCCCAGCTCGGCCAGGACCGACGCCCGGCCGGCCGCGTACCGCTCGGTCTCGTGCACCTCCAGGACCGCGGTCAGCTCCCGCTCCGCCAGGTCCAGGTCGCCGCGGCGGCGCGCGGTCATGCCCAGGCCGCCGCGGGCCATCGTCTCCAGGCCGGTGAACCGGTCCTCCCGGGTCCGGGCGAGCGCCTCGGCGTGCAGCCGCTCGGCCTCGGCGTAGTCCCGGAGGGTCAGCGCGATCCGGCCGAGGCGGACCACCTCCTCCGCGGCCTGCGGCCACAGCCCGATCTCCTCGGCCAGCCGCTGGGCGCTGCGGTGCATCCGGACCGCGCCCGCGTAGTCGCCGACGATCCCGGCCAGCACGCCGAGCAGGTTGGCGGCGCGCGCCTCGCCCCACGGATCGCCGACCCGGCGGAACAGCTCCAGGCTCTCCTCGGCGTCCTTGCGGGCGGTGTCGAGTTCGCTGCGGCGCAGCTCCTCCCAGCCGCGCGCGTGCAGCGCCAGGGCCAGGCCCCACGGGTCGCCCAGCCGGCGGAACGCCGCCTGGGCCGCCTCGGTGAGCGCGACCGCCGACGGGAAGCCGGCCCCGGTACCGCGCGCCGCGGAGAGCAGCAGCGCGAACAGCGCCTGCGCCTCGGCGAGGCCGGCCGGGTCGTCCATCCGGCCGTAGGCCTCCAGGACCTCGCGGGCCTCCTCGCCCGCCTCGACCGGCCGCCCCTGGAGGTAGTCCACCGCGGCGAGCCACATCCGGGCGCGCGCCCGGATCTGCGGCGGCGCGTCGCCGGGGGCCTCCAGGGCGACCCGCAGCGACCGCTGCGCCTCCCCGTTGCGGCCGCGCAGGTACCAGTAGCGGCCCAGCGCGCCGGCGAGCCGGAGCGCCGACTCCGCGTCGCCCCGGGCGGCCGCCCGCTCCAGCGCCAGGCGCAGGTTGGCCCGCTCGGTGTCCAGCTCGGCCAGCGCCGCGGCCTGCTCCGGGCCGCGCAGCCGGGCCGCGTTCCGCTCGGCGAACCGGGTCCAGTGCCCGGTGTACAGGCCGAGCACGTGCTCGGCGGCGCCGTCCTCCTCCAGCCGCTCCCACCCGTAGGCCGCGACGCTCTCCAGTAGCCGGTAGCGGGTTCCGCCCTGCCCGGGGTCGGCGGCCACCAGCGACCGGTCGACCAGCCGCGCCAGCACCTCCCAGACCTCGTCCTTGCGGACCGGGCCGCCGGCGCAGACCGCCTCGGCCGCGCTCAGCGGGAACCCGCCGGCGTGCACCGCGACCCGGGAGAGCACGGCGCGCTCGCCGGCGGAGAGCAGCTCCCAGCTCCAGTCGATCACCGCGCGCAGCGTGCGGTGCCGGGCCGTCCCGCCGCCGCGCCCGGAGGCGGTGAGCAGCCGGAACCGGTCGCCGATCCGGTCGGCGAGCTCGGCCACGTCCATCGCGCGCAGCCGGGCGGCGGCCAGTTCCAGGGCCAGCGGCAGACCGTCCAGGCGGGCGCAGATCGCCGCGACGGCGGCGGCGCTGCCCTCGTCCAGGGTGAACCCGGGGGCCGCGGCGGCGGCGCGGCGGACGAACATCCGCACCGCCGGGGAGTCGAGCAGCCGCTCCGGGTCGGCGGGGGCGTCCGGGTCCGGCGGGTCCAGCGGCCGCACCGGGTGGAGCGTCTCCCCGGGCACCCCGAGCGGTTCCCGGCTGGTGGCCAGGATCCGCAGGCCGGGCGCGCCGCGCAGCAGCCGCGCGGCCAGTCCGGCGACCGACTCCACCACCTGCTCGCAGTTGTCCAGCAGGAGCAGCGCCTCTTTGCCGTGCAGCGCCTGCACCAGCCGGTCGGTGACGGCGCGCGGCCGGGCGGCGGCGCCCGCGCGCTCCTCCACGTCCTCGCGGAGCCCGACGGCGGCGGCGACGAAGTGGGCGATGTCCTCGACGTCGCAGTGGCAGGCGTCGCGCGCGGTCAGCTCGGCGAACCACACCCCGTCGGGGAAGCGCTCCCGGACGGCCTCCGCGGCCGCCACCGCCAGCGTCGTCTTGCCCACGCCGCCGGGGCCGGTCAGCGTGGCCAGCCGGCCGTCGGCGAGCGCCGCGCCGACCTCGGCGACCGCCTTCTCCCGGCCGACCGCCTCGACCAGCGGCGCGGGGAGGTTGCCCCGGGCGCCGGCCGGCGGGCCGGGCGGGGCCTGGTCCGCGGACGAAGACCGGGGCGGGGCCGGATCGGCGGCCGGGTCCGGCCCCTCCCGCTCGGACCGCGGGGCGGGGGCGCGCCACGGATCCGCCGGGGCGGGCCGGGGCGCGTCGCCGGTGAGGATCGCGGTGTGCAGCCGCTCCAGCTCCGGCCCCGGATCGACGCCGATCTCCTCGGCGAGCAGGGCGCGGAAGGCGCGGAAGCTCTCCAGCGCCTCGGCCTGCCGCCCGGCCTGGTAGAGGGCGCGCATGTGCGCGGCGCGCAGCCGCTCGCGGAGCGGGTGCCGGGAGACCAGCTCGCCGAGCTCGCCGACGAGCGACGCGTGCTCGCCGGCGGCCAGCAGCGCCTCGGCGCGCTGCTCCAGCGCGGCCGCCCGCTGCTCCTCCAGCCGGGCGGCGGCGGGCGCGGCGAACGCGGCGTCGGCGTGGTCGGACAGCGCGGGGCCGCGCCACAGCCCCAGGGCCTCGTCGAGCAGCTCGACCGCCTCGCCCGGCCCCGGCGCGGTCCGGGCCCGGTCGAGCAGCCCGGCGAAGCGTCCGGCGTCCACCGCCTCCCGCGGGACGCGCAGCCGGTAGCCGGACGGCCCGGACTCCACCAGGGCCCGCGCGCCGGGCTCGGCCGCGTCCAGCGCCCGCCGCAGCCGGGAGACCGCGGTCTGCAGCGCCGCCGCGCCGCGGGAGGGCGGGTCGCCCTCCCACACCTCCTCCAGGAGCCGGTCGGCGGAGACCGGTCCGCCCTCGGCGACCAGAAGCGCCGCGAGCAGCGTCCGGACCTTCGCCCCGGGGACGGCGACCTCCGCCCCGGCATCGGTCCGGACCTCCAGCGGTCCGAGCACTCCGAATCTCATGCCGCCAACGCTAGACGACGCCCCCTCCCCGCACCGACCCGGCGGGGAGCCCCGGCCTCGACCCCGCGCCCACCCGAACCGCACCCCGGCCCCCGCACCGCAGCGCTACCTCGTCGAGGGGGCCACGACGAGGTAGCGCTGTGCCGCGGGCGAGTGGGGTGGCCCGCCGCTGTCACGGCGGCGTTGGGGGCAGCGCTGCACCTCAGGTGCGCCCCGCTCCTCCGCTGCGCTCTTCCAGGACTGCGCAGTACTCCTCGGCGCTCCGCTGCGGGCCGGCTCCCCGTGCCGCTGTGCCGCCGGCGTGCCGCCGCTCTGCCGAGAGCGGATGTCCGATGCCCCGGGGCCGCTTATCGCCGGGCGGCAAGCGGACGGCGAGTCGGCGGTGAGGGCCCGGCGAGGGGCGGGGGCGATGGTCGGTGCAGCGGCCGGGAAGAGCCGCCGAGGAACGGAAGGAGGCACCGCGATGGGAGTGGACCACGCCCCGGGCGGGCTCCCGCTCGTTCTGGGGATCCCCGCGGACGGGCGGCCCGGTTCGGCCGACCTGGCGGCGCTGGGCGCCGCCGAGGAGCGGCTGGCCGGTTCCGCGCGGACCGCGCGCTTCCCGCTCTGCACCGACCTGCCCGAGTGCCGGTCCGACGACGGGCCGATGCCGCCGCGGCTGGTCCGGGAGCTCTACCGGGCGGTGGCCGCCTGCGACGCGCTGCTGATCAGCGCGGCCGAGGACGGCGGTCCGCCGCCGGACCGGCTGCTGTCCGCGCTCGACTGGGCCGGCTACCCGTTCGGCGGGGTGCTCACCGGCACCCCCGCCGCCGTCATCGGCGCCGGGGCGGAACCGGCCGGCGGGGGCGGCGTCCGGGCCCGGCTGCGCGCGGCGCTGCACACCGCCGGCGCCCGGGTGGTCCTCCCCGGGGCGCCCCCTCCCGGCCGCCGGCACCGGACCGCCGCGCGGCTCCTCTCCGCCATCTCCACGACCAGTACAGCCAGTGAGGAAGAAACAACCGTGACCGGATACTTCGAACCCGTCTCCGTCGGCGCGCTGAAGCTGCCCAACCGCCTGCTGATGGCCCCGATGACCCGCTCCCGCGCCCGCGGCGGGCTGGTCGGACCCGCCACCGCCGAGTACTACGCCCAGCGCGCCGCGGCGGGGCTGATCATCACCGAGGGCACCCAGCCCAGCGTGCGCGGCCAGGGCTACATCGACACCCCGGGCCTGCACACCGCCGACCAGGTGGCCGCCTGGCGCGAGGTGACCGGTGCGGTGCACGCCGCCGGGGGCCGGATCTTCGCGCAGATCATGCACTCCGGCCGGGTCGGGCACCCGGTGCTCTACCCGGACGGCGGGCTGCCGGTGGCGCCCTCCGCCATCGCCTCCGGCGACTCCATGTACACCCCGGACGGCATGCTGCCGCACCCGGTGCCGCACGAGCTGACCGCCGCCGAGATCGAGGAGGTGGTGGACGAGTTCACCGAGGCGGCGCGGAACGCGGTCGACGCCGGCTTCGACGGGGTGGAGCTGCACGGCGCCAACGGCTACCTGATCCAGCAGTTCCTCGCGGACGGGAGCAACCGGCGCACCGACCGGTACGGCGGGAGCCGGGCGAACCGGATCCGGTTCGCCGCCGAGGTCGCCACCGCGGTGGCCGAGGCGATCGGCCCGGAGCGGACCGGCATGCGGATCTCCCCCGGGACGCCGAACGGCGGGATCACCGAGAGCGACACCGCCGAGCTCTACCCGGAGCTGGCCCGCGCGCTGGCCCCGCTCGACCTGGCCTACCTGCACGTCATGGAGTTCGGCCACCGCGAGGTGACCGAGGCGGTGCGCGCCGCCTGGCCGAACGCGCTGCTGCTCAACCCGCACCCGGACCCGGCCTCGGGGGCGCGGACCACCGAGTCGGGGGCGGAGGCGCTCGCCGCGGGCCTCGCCGACGCGATCACCGTCGGCTCCGAGTGGCTGGCCAACCCGGACCTGGACGTCCGGGTCCGGGCCGGCGGACCGTTCAACGACCCCGACCCCGCCACGTTCTACGGCGGCGACGAGCGCGGCTACACCGACTACCCGCGGCTGGACGCGCTGGAGACCTCCGGGGCCGGGCGATGAGTCCGGCGGTCGGAACGGCGCCCCGGGGGCGGACCGCCCCCGGGGCCGCCGGCCCCCTCCCGGAGCCGGCCTCCGAGGTGCGGGCCGCTCCGCTGGTCCTGCTGCTGCTCGCCTCCACGCTGACCGTGATGGCCGGGGCGGTGCTCACCCCGGTCGTGGAGCTGCTCCGCGGCGACCTCGGGCTGACCTCCACCCAGGCCGGGATGGTGGTCACCGCGCACACCGCGGTGATCGCGGTGAGCGCGCCGGCGGTGGGCTGGGCGATGGACCGCTGGGGGTACCGCACCCCGCTGGGGGCCGGGCTGCTCCTGTACGGGGTGGCCGGCGGCGCCGGCGCGCTCGCCGACTCCTACCCGGTGCTGATCGCCACCCGGCTGGTCTTCGGGCTGGGCGCGGCGGCGGTGTTCGCCGCGAGCACGGTGGCCATGCTCGCGCTGTACCGGGGCGAACTGCGGGACCGGGCGATGGGGTGGCGGTCCACCGCGGTGAGCTTCGGCGGGGTGGTCTGCCCGCTGCTCGGCGGCGCGCTGGGCGGCCTGTCCTGGCACGCGCCGTTCGCGGTCTACCTGGTCGGCGTGCCGCTGGGGCTGGCCGTGCTGGCGCTGCTGCCCGACGCCCGGCCGGAGGCGCCCGCCCGCGGCGCCCGGGGCGCGCGGTTCCGCCCGTCCCCGGCCGTCCTCGGGTTCCTGCTGCTCACCGTGGCCGCCACGATGATGCTGTACAGCCTGGTGGTGTTCGTGCCGCAGCGGCTGGCCGAGCTGGGCGTGACGCACCCGTCGCTGGTCTCGGTCTACCCGGTCAGCTGGTCCGCGGCGATGGGCCTGGTCGGGGTGGGGTACGCGCGGCTGCGCGCGCGGCTGGGCTACGCCTGGATGCTGCGGCTCTCCGCTGCGCTGTGGACCGCCTCCTTCGCGCTGCTCGCGCTGGGCGGCGGGCCGGTGCCGGTGTGGGCCGCGGTGGTGCTGTTCGGCCTGGGCTCGGGGATCGCGATACCCGCGCTGACCGTCCTGGTCGGCGGGGGCGTCCCGGCCGCACTGCGCGGGCGGGCGACCGCCCTGGTCACCACGGCGACCTTCGCCGGGCAGTTCCTGGCGCCGCCGGCGCTCGGGCCGGTGGTGGAGGGGCTCTCCATCGGCACCGCCTACCTGCTGGTCTCCGCGGGGGCCGCGGTCCTGCTCGCGGTGCTGCTGGCGGTGCGGGTCACCGACCCGGAGGCCGCCCCGGACGGGTCCTGATCCGGTTCCGCACCGCGATGGTCGTGACGCCGCGGGTCTCCCGCGGGCAGACCCGCGCCGTCAGGGCCATCGCGCCGCCGCGGGGTCAGTCGCCCTCTTTGACCGTCCCGCCGGCGTCGACGGCGAAGGTGCGCGGCGGGGGCGGCGGCACGGAGCGGCGCAGCGCGATCCGCTCCCGCCGGTCGGCGGGCGCGCCCCCGGTGCCGGGCGCGCCCGCGCCGTGCCGGCGGGCCTCGGCGAAGTGCAGCCGGGTGAAGGCCAGCGCCTCGGCCAGCTCCAGCTTGCGCGCCTCCCGGTCGGGGGCCTTGCGGGTGTTCACCTCCAGCACCAGCTGGCCCTCGTAGCCGGTGCCGGCCAGGTGCTCCAGCACCTCGGCGACCGGCTGCGAGCCGCGGCCGGGGATCAGGTGCTCGTCGAAGTTCTGCCCGCCGAGGCCGTCGGCCAGGTGCACGTGGGAGAGCCGGCCGCCCAGCCGCCGCGCCATGTCCATGGCGTCCGACCCCGACATCGCGGTGTGCGAGAGGTCCAGGGTGACGTCGGGGTAGTCGCGGTCCAGCGGGTTCCAGCTCGGGGCGTAGGGCACGACCTCCCGGTCGCCCATCCGCACCGGGTACATGTTCTCCACGGCGAAGACCACGTCGGTCTCGTCCTGCATGCGGGCGACGCCGGCCTCGAACTGCTTGGCGTAGTCGCGCTGCCAGCGGAAGGCCGGATGGACCACGATGGCGGTGGCGCCCAGCGCCTCGGCCATGTCCTTGGACCGGACCAGCTTCTCCCAGGGGTCCTTGCCCCATACCCGCTGGGTGAAGATGAGGCAGGGCGAATGCACGGCGGTCACCGGTACGCCGTGGTAGTCGGAGAGCCTGCGCAGCATCTCGATGTCCTGGCTGACCGGGTCGGAGGAGACCAGCACCTCGATCCCGTCGTAGCCCAGCTCGGCGGCGATCTCGAAAGCGGCCGGAGTCTTCTCCGGGTAGACCGAGGCGGTGGACAGGACGACGGGCGCGTCGGGAACCTCGATAGCGCTCACCCGAACAAGACTATGCGGTGCCGGGCGGATTGGCTCGGCGCGCGGTGCGCCCGCTACCGTCCCCAGGGTGAGAGCAGCACTGGACGGGGCGGTCCCCAGCCCCAACATCTGGAACAGTCCCCAGGTCTACGAGCTGGAGAACCGCGCGGTCGACCCGGACGGGGTGATCCGCGCGGCCATGGACCGGATCCGGCCGCTGTCCGGTGCGCACGTACTGGACATCGGCTGCGGCACCGGGTTCCATCTGCCCGCCTTCGCCGCCGAGGCGGCCCGGGTGACCGGGGTGGAGCCGCACGGCGAACTGGCCGCCGCGGCGCGCGCCCGCGCCGCCGGGCTGGGCAACGTCTCGGTGCGCACCGGCGTCGCCCAGCGGCTGCCGGTGCCCGACGCGTCGGTGGACGTGGCGCACGCGCGCTGGGCGTACTTCTTCGGCCGCGGCTGCGAGCCGGGGCTGCGCGAGCTCTCCCGGGTGATGCGGCGCGGCGGGGTCGCGTTCATCATCGACAACGACGCCTCCCGGAGCACCTTCGGCGGCTGGTTCCGCCGGTTCCTGCCCCGCTACGACCCGGAGGACGTGCAGCGGTTCTGGGCGGCGCAGGGGTTCCGCCGGGAGCCGCTGGACATGCGCTGGCGGTTCGAGCGGCGGGAGGACTTCGAGGCGGTGGTGCGGATCGAGTTCCCCGCCCGGCTGGCCGAGGAGATCATCGCCGAGCATCCGGGCCTGGAGGTCGACTACGCCGTCGACCTGCACTGGCGCGAGTACTGAGCCCGCGGGCCGCCCGGCGCGGCCGGCGCCGGGCGGCGTACCGCCGCAGTCCTCTCCGGGCGGTTCGGAACCGGACGTCCGGTTCCGGAGTCGTACCGGGTAGGCACCGGGAGCGCCCGGCGCTCCCCCTGTTCATCCCCCGCACGGAAGAGGAGACCGTGGAACCCCTGAACAGCAGATCCTCACTCCGGCGCGCCGCGCTCGCGCTGGCCTGCGCCGGCTCCCTGCTCACCGTCGGGGCCTGCGGCATCATCCCGGCCCCGGTACGCGAGGGGGAGCCGCCGCCCGGCCGCGGAGGCGCCCCGGAGCAGGAGCAGGGCTCCGAGGCACCGGAGTCCTCCCCCTCGGAGCCGGAGTCCCGGCAGACCCCGGACGGCGACTTCCGCACCGGCGAGGTGCCCTCCGAGGAGCCGCAGTTCGACGAGAGCCTGCTCGGCCCGGCCCCCTCCGGCGACGACTTCACCGCGGCGGTGGAGTACGAGATCAACCGGTTCGTGAACATGTTCGCCATGGAGCACGACCCCGACTCCTCGGTGTCCTGCGAGGAGATGGAGCCGACCAACGGCTTCGAGGGCACCTGCGACGCCGGCTACGCCGACTACGAGGCCGAGTTCGTCGTGACCGTCACCGACGAGCAGGGGTCGGTGGAGTACGAGACCGGGCGGCTCCCGGTCTCCCGGGACGCTCTGGAGGAGCGGTACCGCCACCACAGCGGCGAGGAGGCGGTCCGCTGCGACATGGGCGAGTACAAGCTGGTCAGCTCGGGGGCCAGCGGCATCTCCTGCGAGACCTCAGCCGGGGACTCGGCCGACGTGGAGATCGCCGCCGACGGCAGCGGGGTCACCTTCACCGACCGCTGAGCGCGGCCCCGGCCGGTCATGGGCCGGGCGCCGCCCGCGCCCGCCCACCCGCGGTACCGTGCCCCCCGCGGCGCCCCGCCCGCGGCACAGCGCTATCCCGTTGAGCCCGGGGTTGTCGCTTTTTCCCGGCCCTGACCGCGCGTCCCGCACTTTGACCGCGAGACCCGCGGGCCGGGCGAGAGAAACGACCCCGGGCTCAACGTCACCGCAACAGCGGCGGGCCACCACCCAGAAGCCGTTGATCTTGGAGGTAGCGACCGGTCTGGGACCGCTCACCGGTACAGGGCAGCGGGCCGGGACCGGTCGCTGCCTCCAAGATCAACAAGGTGGGCGCCGGGCTGAGGCCCGACGGAAAGGCAGGGGTAGGGCTGGGCCCCGGTGAGGTGGGCGCAGGGCCGGGGCGGCCCGACAGATAGGCGCGGGGCCGACGCTCCGCGCGGGGGTACGGGCTGAGCCCCGGACTCCCTTCCTCGTTCCCGTTCGGGCCGAGGCCCCGCGCAGGTGGGCGCGGGACCGGGGCCCGACGCAGACGGACACGGGGCCGAGGCGGCCAAACCGGCCCGGGGCGGGTGGCCGGGGCCTCAGGCCTGCGGGGCGTGCTCCCGGACGCCCAGCGCCTCCAGGACCCGGTCGCCGACCGCGTCCATCCCGGATCGGTTCGGGTGCACCGGGGCGGCCGGGCGGGTCGGGAAGATGCCCTCCACCCACTTCTCCGAGGCCGGCGCGCACATGTCCCGGCCGCGCTCGAAGACGTCGGCGAAGACCGCGCCGGCCTCGGCCGCGCGCGCCTCCAGCTCGGCGTTGAGCGCCGACTGCAGCGAGTCGAGGTAGCCGACGTCGCCCTCGGCCACCGGGACCACCGGCCAGCACCCCTTCTTCTCCGGGAGCAGCTGCAGGTAGCCCACGACCACGACGGTCGCCTGCGGGCTGCGCTCGCGGACGCCCTCCAGCACCGCGGCCACCTTCTCCCCGGTCTCCGGGACCCGGCCGGCGAGCTCGTCGCTCCCGTCGTCCTGCTCGTAGTACCGGCGGCACGGGTCGCCGCCCGGGTCGGTCACGCTCTCCTCGGCGCAGCGCAGCACCACCTCGCCGAAGCCCAGGTCGTTGCCGCCGATGCCGACGGTGACCAGCGTGGTGTCCGGGGTGAGCGCGTCGAACTGCGGCGCGTTGGACTGGCCGAGCGAGAGCTCCTGCGGCTCGGTCATGTGCTCGGTGACCGCGCCCGAGCAGCTCGCGTCGGTGAAGTCGGCGGCGCCCAGCGCCTCGGCGACCCGCTGCGGGTAGTTGTTGGTGGACCTCAGGCAGAGCAGCGGGTCGCCAGTGGTGACCGGGATGAACGGGCCGGCGGTGAAGGAGTCGCCCAGGGCGACGTAGCGGTCGGCCAGGTCCGCCTCGTCTGCGGCGGCCGGCGCCGCGGCGAGCGTCCCGGCCAGGCCGAAGGCGGCGGTGGCGGCGGCGATCCGGCGGGCGGCGCGGGAACGGGGGCGGGCGGGGGTCTCGGCGGCGGGGGATGCAGCGGGGGATTCAGGCGACACGCGGTTCTCCTCGCGGTGCGAACGGTCCTGCCGCCTTGAATGTGACCAGCGGGTAACACGCCGTCAACCGAAGCGGCCGTTTCCGGTCAGCGATGTTTCGACCACACTAAGCGACGGGGCGCCTGCGGTGCGTGCCGACACCCCGGTCGCCCGCCCCGTCCACAGGCGGCGCCGCCCGCGGTGCGGACTGTCCGCACCGGGCGCTAGCGTGCTGGCATGGCCAAGAGCGCGAAGAGTTCCTTCCGGTGCACCGAATGCGGGTGGACCTCCCTCAAGTGGGTGGGCCGCTGCGGCGAATGCCAGTCCTGGGGCACCGTGGAGGAGGCCGGCGCGCCCTCCGCGTCGATCACCCCCACCCGGGTCGCCACCTCGGCGCGGCCGATCACCGAGATCGACGTGGAGTCCGCGCACGCCTCCCCCACCGGCCTGGAGGAGCTGGACCGGGTGCTGGGCGGCGGCGTGGTGCCCGGCGGGGTGATGCTGCTCGCCGGCGAGCCCGGCGTGGGCAAGTCGACCCTGCTGCTGGAGGTCGCCGCGATGTGCGCCGACGCCGGCCCGGTGCTCTACATCACCGGCGAGGAGTCCACCGGCCAGGTCCGGCTGCGCGCCGAGCGGCTCGGCGCGCTCTCCCCCAAGCTCTTCCTCGCCGCGGAGACCACGGTGGGCGCGGTCGCCGCGCACGTGGAGGCGGTCGCGCCGGCCCTGCTCATCGTCGACTCGGTGCAGACCATGTCCGCCCCGGAGGTCTCCGGGGTGCCCGGCGGGGTGACCCAGGTCCGCGAGGTGGCCGGTGCGCTCATCCGGATCGCCAAGGAGCGCAACATCGCCACCGTGCTGGTCGGCCACGTCACCAAGGACGGCTCCATCGCCGGTCCCCGGCTGCTGGAGCACCTGGTCGACGTGGTGCTGCAGTTCGAGGGGGACCGCCACTCCCAGCTGCGCATGCTGCGCGCGGTGAAGAACCGGTACGGCCCCACCGACGAGATCGGCTGCTTCGAGCTGAGCGACTCCGGGATCATCGGCCTGCCCGACCCCAGCGGGCTCTTCCTCACCCGGCGCAACGAGCCGGTGCCCGGCACCTGCGTGACGGTCACCCTGGAGGGCCGCCGCCCGCTCATCGCCGAGGTGCAGGCGCTGGCCGCGCCGACCAACCTGCCGCAGCCCCGGCGGGCCACCTCCGGGCTGGACACCGCCCGGGTCAACATGGTGATGGCGGTGCTGGAGCGGCGCGCCGGGGTGCACATCGCCAACGCCGACGTCTACGCCTCCACGGTGGGCGGGGTGCGGCTGGGCGAGCCCTCGGTCGATCTGGCCCTGGCGCTGGCGGTGGCCGGCTCCGCCAAGGACGTCGCGCTGCCCCGGGGGCTGATCGCGATCGGCGAGGTCGGCCTGGCCGGGGACGTCCGCGCGGTGAGCGGGGTGGAGCGCCGGCTGATCGAGGCGCAGCGGCTCGGCTTCACCCGGGCCATCGTGCCCCGGCACAGTGAGGAGCCGGTCCCCGGCATCGAGACGATCGGGGTGGACGACGTCGCCGAGGCCCTCGCCCTGGCCCTGCCGGGCAGGCGGCGCCGGGCGAGGAAGACCGCGGCCCCCGCGGAGGCGGACGACGCCTGACCACCCGCACCGCGACGGGGGTCAGTTGAGCCGGAAGACCGTCTTCTCCTTCTCGCTGCCCGAGGCGTAGTCGCTCTTGAGCTCGGCCACGTAGGTGCCCGGCCGCTTGGCCTCCTGCTTCGAGTCCCGGCAGTCCTTCCAGGAGCGGGTCCGGTCCCACTCGACCGTGGTCCGCTCCGGGACGCCGCGCTCCAGCTCGACCTTCTCCGCGTCCTTGGCCTTGGCGCAGTCCGCGGTGGAGTAGACCCGGTCGTCGCCGGACCTGATGAGCAGCTCGACGGTGTTGGGGCCCAGGTCCACGGTACAGGTCTGCTCGGCGAGGTTCACCGCGGAGATCTCCAGCTCCGGCTTGCCGTCCCAGGCGTAGTCGGAGCGGTCGCTCTCCAGGGTCAGCACCACGTCGGACGGGCGGCAGGGGTCGCTCGCCTTCTTCGGGGCGGGGAAGTCCGCGGAGTCCCCGGACCCCTTGTCGCCCTCGCCGTCCTCGTCCTTCCCGCCGTCGCCGCCGTCCTCCCCGCCGCCGGAGCCGGCGCCGTCGGAGTCCTCGGGGTCGGGGGAGGCGCTGGGGCTGGTGCTGGGCGAAGGCGAGGCCGAGGGTGGCACACTGGTGGGGTCCTCGGAGTCCGGCGAGGCGGAGGGCTCCGCCGAGGCCGACGCGCCCGCCGGTCCCTCCTCGGACGCCGACGGCCGGCACGCGTAGACGATCAGCGTCACGATCGCCAGCAGACCAACGAGGACGAAGACCCTGCGCTTCCAATAAGTCCCGGGGCTCACCGGTCCCGGGTGTCCAGCACTTGACGCCATGCGCGTAGTATTCCGGGTTCCTCCGCCCGGCACATACTCAACCCGCCGTTACCCGACCACGATTGCCCATGATCGACAACCCTTATTCCTCGGCCGTTATCGCCTGGTTCGGGACACACGCCCGAGACCTGCCCTGGCGCGCCGACGACGCCTCCCCCTGGTCCATCCTGGTGAGCGAGATCATGCTGCAGCAGACCCCGGTGGTCCGGGTGCTGCCCGCCTGGGAGGCGTGGATGCGCCGCTGGCCCACGCCGTCCGCGCTGGCCGCGGAACCGGCGGGCGAGGCGGTGCGGATGTGGAACCGGCTCGGCTACCCCCGGCGCGCGCTCAACCTGCACGCCTGCGCCCGGGAGATCACCGAGCGGCACGGCGGCGAGGTGCCCTCCGAGCACGCAGCGCTGCTCGCGCTGCCCGGCGTCGG from Nocardiopsis composta encodes:
- a CDS encoding AfsR/SARP family transcriptional regulator, which codes for MRFGVLGPLEVRTDAGAEVAVPGAKVRTLLAALLVAEGGPVSADRLLEEVWEGDPPSRGAAALQTAVSRLRRALDAAEPGARALVESGPSGYRLRVPREAVDAGRFAGLLDRARTAPGPGEAVELLDEALGLWRGPALSDHADAAFAAPAAARLEEQRAAALEQRAEALLAAGEHASLVGELGELVSRHPLRERLRAAHMRALYQAGRQAEALESFRAFRALLAEEIGVDPGPELERLHTAILTGDAPRPAPADPWRAPAPRSEREGPDPAADPAPPRSSSADQAPPGPPAGARGNLPAPLVEAVGREKAVAEVGAALADGRLATLTGPGGVGKTTLAVAAAEAVRERFPDGVWFAELTARDACHCDVEDIAHFVAAAVGLREDVEERAGAAARPRAVTDRLVQALHGKEALLLLDNCEQVVESVAGLAARLLRGAPGLRILATSREPLGVPGETLHPVRPLDPPDPDAPADPERLLDSPAVRMFVRRAAAAAPGFTLDEGSAAAVAAICARLDGLPLALELAAARLRAMDVAELADRIGDRFRLLTASGRGGGTARHRTLRAVIDWSWELLSAGERAVLSRVAVHAGGFPLSAAEAVCAGGPVRKDEVWEVLARLVDRSLVAADPGQGGTRYRLLESVAAYGWERLEEDGAAEHVLGLYTGHWTRFAERNAARLRGPEQAAALAELDTERANLRLALERAAARGDAESALRLAGALGRYWYLRGRNGEAQRSLRVALEAPGDAPPQIRARARMWLAAVDYLQGRPVEAGEEAREVLEAYGRMDDPAGLAEAQALFALLLSAARGTGAGFPSAVALTEAAQAAFRRLGDPWGLALALHARGWEELRRSELDTARKDAEESLELFRRVGDPWGEARAANLLGVLAGIVGDYAGAVRMHRSAQRLAEEIGLWPQAAEEVVRLGRIALTLRDYAEAERLHAEALARTREDRFTGLETMARGGLGMTARRRGDLDLAERELTAVLEVHETERYAAGRASVLAELGFTAEQRGDAGAARRLHLRGLAASWEAHDPRAVAQALEGVAGADALADTARGGATARAVRGARLLGAASAAREGTGVPQPETERFDVDRIGAALRSLLGEDRFAEEFAAGTRIPLEDASAEAERPAEG
- a CDS encoding alkene reductase; translation: MTGYFEPVSVGALKLPNRLLMAPMTRSRARGGLVGPATAEYYAQRAAAGLIITEGTQPSVRGQGYIDTPGLHTADQVAAWREVTGAVHAAGGRIFAQIMHSGRVGHPVLYPDGGLPVAPSAIASGDSMYTPDGMLPHPVPHELTAAEIEEVVDEFTEAARNAVDAGFDGVELHGANGYLIQQFLADGSNRRTDRYGGSRANRIRFAAEVATAVAEAIGPERTGMRISPGTPNGGITESDTAELYPELARALAPLDLAYLHVMEFGHREVTEAVRAAWPNALLLNPHPDPASGARTTESGAEALAAGLADAITVGSEWLANPDLDVRVRAGGPFNDPDPATFYGGDERGYTDYPRLDALETSGAGR
- a CDS encoding MFS transporter, with translation MRAAPLVLLLLASTLTVMAGAVLTPVVELLRGDLGLTSTQAGMVVTAHTAVIAVSAPAVGWAMDRWGYRTPLGAGLLLYGVAGGAGALADSYPVLIATRLVFGLGAAAVFAASTVAMLALYRGELRDRAMGWRSTAVSFGGVVCPLLGGALGGLSWHAPFAVYLVGVPLGLAVLALLPDARPEAPARGARGARFRPSPAVLGFLLLTVAATMMLYSLVVFVPQRLAELGVTHPSLVSVYPVSWSAAMGLVGVGYARLRARLGYAWMLRLSAALWTASFALLALGGGPVPVWAAVVLFGLGSGIAIPALTVLVGGGVPAALRGRATALVTTATFAGQFLAPPALGPVVEGLSIGTAYLLVSAGAAVLLAVLLAVRVTDPEAAPDGS